One Candidatus Chazhemtobacterium aquaticus genomic window, TCCTTGGTAATCAGACCTCCCCCCCCACCACTTCTACAGGACTTCTCAACCCCTTAGCTGACTCGTCCTCACTTGCCGCTTTCGCCGCCGCCCCTAAAATTGTCGGTTCTCTCGACTATACTCATGCAAGCAACTGGTTTCCAAGCTCCCCCCCCACCACTCAAGTAGTTAGACCAACTGGTCCAAATACGTATACTCTCTCCATTCCCAAATTAAATATTGAGAACGCCCAAGTTATTATTGGGAGTGACGATCTCTCCAAAAGTCTTATTCACTACACCGAAACCGCCCTCCCAGGGCAATTTGGTAGCCCTGTTATTTTTGGTCACTCAATTCTGCCTCAGTTTTATAATCCCAAGAACTACATGTCGATATTTTCCACTCTACCGACTCTCGAAAAAGACGATCAAATCATTGTTGAGTACGACGGCATCACCTATACCTACTCAGTTACCGAAAAGCAAGAAGTTATGCCCGAAGATCTTTGGGTACTTGAACAACGTTATGACTCCAAAAAAATTAAGCTAATTACTTGTGTGCCACCAGGCTTAAAAACCAAACGCCTTGTTGTCACCGCCGAATTACAATCACTTTAATGCCAGTTACCCTAGCCTTCGATATTGGCCTTGCTCACACCGGTGTCGCTATCTCCTACGAAAACAAAATTGCCGAAGGCTTAACCACCATTCACACCCAAAATCTTGATCTGCTTCAACAAGAGATTATCGATCTCGTCAAAAGTTATCAGCCCGACATCCTTGTCTTCGGCATCCCTCAAAAAGGACCTCTTACTCAGCACGTGGGTCTTTTAAAAAACAAACTTGAAGCAACTCTTTCTCTACCCATCATTCTCGTCAATGAAGATCTTTCCACCCGGTTTGCCACCAGAGCTATGATCGACGCTAATAAAGGACCGCGTTACCGCCGCCTTAACAACCATCAAGTTGCCGCTGCCAGCATTCTTCAATTTTATCTTGATAATTTGATAGAATAACCCCATGTTTAAAAACATGATCGCTCCAGTGCAGGCCTGGTTACTCTCTAGAGGACAGTGTGTCGGTTGCGGCACCCCACTCCAAAACGGGACCCGTGTTAAGTCCAAACTTAAAGGTCTTGATCAAGTCACCTGTAAGTGTGGTCGTATTTTTATCTTCGATCCTAAAACTAACACATATCGCCGCGCCCTCTTCCAAGAAGTTAAGTAGATATGACTCGACGCCGCTCTGCCCCGCTTAAACCCTTTTTAATTCTTCTTTCTCTTATAGTCATATTAATTCTTCTCTTTTTGACTTGGTTTAAACTTGCTTCTCGTCCCGTCAATCCCAACTCAACCAAGAGAGTCAACTTCACTATCGAAAAGGGCCAAGGACTAGACTCAATTGGTCAAATCCTTTACCACGCAGGTTTAATTCGCTCCATACCTGCCTTTCGACTTCAAGTCATAATCTCAAACCTCTCGACCAAAATCCAAGCTGGTGATTTCGCCATCCCCCCCACCCTCACTCTCGCAGAGGTAGCCCAATCCCTCACTGTGGGTACATCAGATCGTTGGGTTACTCTTTTAGAAGGTTGGCGCCGTGAAGAGATTGCTCAAGCCTTAGTTGACACCCTTTCTCCCAGCAACCCGGAATATAATTTTGATCCAGACACCTTCATTCTCATGACCAAAGATCTCGAAGGACAACTTTATCCAGATACTTACTCCTTCACCCGTTCCACCACCGCTCAAGCTGCTATCGATCGACTCACCACCCGCTTCAAAGAACAAA contains:
- the ruvX gene encoding Holliday junction resolvase RuvX — encoded protein: MPVTLAFDIGLAHTGVAISYENKIAEGLTTIHTQNLDLLQQEIIDLVKSYQPDILVFGIPQKGPLTQHVGLLKNKLEATLSLPIILVNEDLSTRFATRAMIDANKGPRYRRLNNHQVAAASILQFYLDNLIE
- a CDS encoding sortase, coding for MSLYIYQKAQTNSALPPTPQHSITPPPPTPPPPKPAQPPRSLLSLLPLGTSITGLVLILSVAWPIVYYEILGNQTSPPTTSTGLLNPLADSSSLAAFAAAPKIVGSLDYTHASNWFPSSPPTTQVVRPTGPNTYTLSIPKLNIENAQVIIGSDDLSKSLIHYTETALPGQFGSPVIFGHSILPQFYNPKNYMSIFSTLPTLEKDDQIIVEYDGITYTYSVTEKQEVMPEDLWVLEQRYDSKKIKLITCVPPGLKTKRLVVTAELQSL
- the mltG gene encoding endolytic transglycosylase MltG: MTRRRSAPLKPFLILLSLIVILILLFLTWFKLASRPVNPNSTKRVNFTIEKGQGLDSIGQILYHAGLIRSIPAFRLQVIISNLSTKIQAGDFAIPPTLTLAEVAQSLTVGTSDRWVTLLEGWRREEIAQALVDTLSPSNPEYNFDPDTFILMTKDLEGQLYPDTYSFTRSTTAQAAIDRLTTRFKEQTEKLSNQSGLTDKQALVLASLIEREAFTDQERPVIAGILLNRFHANWPLQVDATVQYVKANLNCQVLTCNWWPNDLTKDDLNLPSPYNTYSQPGLPPLPITNPSLESIKAAYQPSTTPYWFYLHDPSGQIHYAKTLEEHNLNIAKYLK